ATACTTCCACCTTCCTTCCCGACTCTCTGGCCATTTATACCTAGATTTATACTCCCCATTAGAAGCACTCACTATCTGTCTAAAAAATACACTATTCTTAAAATTATCTCCCTCTAATGATGGGTGTATAATAAACTCTCCTGTAGAGTCTATTAAAAATGGATACCCTTCTCCATAGTAGGATTTTTTATTAAAAACATTTTTTAGAAAGCTATAATCCTTCTCTTTTATTCCCACATAGAGTATTCCCTCTATTTTTCCATTAACATATATGGGTTCATAGGCTGTTAGAAACCAATCATTAACTACATAGGCTCTTCCATAAAATGTTTTACCACTTTCAATCTCCTTTATAACACTAGAGCTATTAGGAATGTATGTACCTACCGCTCTTTTATTATCTAGAGTTGTTACATTAGTTGAAATCCTTAGATAACCATCATCTACCTTTTGAAAAATTGTAGCGGTCTCAACAGACTTACTCTTAATTAAATCTACAATTTCATAGTTTTTATATAGGGATTTACCACTTAACATCCACCTAGAAATTTTATACTCCCTAGACTCTTTAGTTATCTGGTTAATACCTTCTACATATATCTCTTCCCCACTATCAACAATATCACCAGATTGATATAGGATGTTGTGGGCTAGGTTTAATGAGACATTAACTGTCTCCTGTTTCTGTTCAACATGGCCTTTTAACAGGGTGTGTAGATCATCTAAATGACTTAACATCTCTTGATCTGTTGTTATTATGTAGCTAGATTTTTGAGACTGATAAACAACAATTGCTAAAATGGTAAAAATAACGACTAAAAGAATAAATGTTATTAAGTTTATCTTATTTTTTAAATTCATAATATCTCACTTTTTTTTAATTATTTAACTAAATATAGTTCATATTAAAACAGTTTACAGAGGAATTACTTATTATTTTTTTAAAATATGATCTAGAAGCTTACCTAATTGATAGTTTCTGTATGGTTTATGTATAAAACCATCTAAACCATTACTCTTAAGCTCTTGAATGTTTCCATCCTTTGTAAAGCCTGATGATATTATAATTCTACAATCCTTATCTATCTCTCTTAACTTGTAAAAGGCCTCATAACCACTCATTACTGGCATAACCATATCCATAATTACAACATCAATACTATTTCTATTTTTTTTATATATATCTATGGCTTCTAACCCATTTGCTGCTAAAAATACGTTATACCCCATACCCTTTAACATCTTTTCACCTGTTAATCTTAATAAATCCTCATCATCGACAAAAAGAATATTACCAGCACCATTTATAATTTTTTTTTCCTCTATTAGTACCGACTCATCCTCTACAGTACTACAGGGTATATAGATATGAAATACGGTTCCAAAGTTCATAGCACTATAGACACTTATAATTCCATTATGCTCCTTTACAACACCGTAAACAGTAGATAGTCCTAAACCTGTTCCTTTCCCCTGCTCTTTAGTTGTAAAAAAAGGTTCAAAAATCTTTTTAATATTCTTTGAGGAAATTCCCTGTCCATTATCCCTAAAATCAATTTTTATATAGTTCCCTGGTTCTACATCGAAGGTAGAATCTTTACAGTACTCTGCATCTAAATATATATTTTTTGTACTAATAGTAATCTCTCCACCATTTGGCATAGCATGGGATGAGTTTATACCTAGGTTAATTATAACATTTTGTAGATTTGTTTTATCACCTAAGACCTTATCATTTTCAGCGCTTTTATTAACTTTTATTATATTTTTTTTATCAATACTCTTATCAAGGATCCCAACAGACTCATCTATTAATTCATGTAGATATATATTATTTAATGAGGATACGTTTTTACTTGAAAAGGTTAATAACTTATTTGTTAAATCACTTGCTCTAGATACGGCTTGGATTATTAAGTCTACATATTTTAAGCCTTTCTCATCTAACTTTAGTTTAGGAGATTTTAGTAGTTCTGCTGCACCTATAACACCTGATAACATATTGTTGAAGTCGTGGGCTACTCCCCCTGCTAACTGTCCTACAGCCTCTAATCTTTGGCTGTGGGCTAACTTCTCAACTAACTCATCCTTCTCTATCTCTCTAGCTATTTTATCACTTATATCTCTAAATATAATAACTATAGAACTTTTATTCCCCCTATTATCATACATAGGGCCAGCGCTGTGTGAAACATAATACTTAGATTTATCTTTAGAGTGTAAAACTGTATCGCTATTTTCTTCTATATATTGACCATACTTTAAAACTCTAGATACGGGATTTTCCATTGGAGTGTTATTACTTGCTGATACGATATTAAATACTTTGTTTAGTTTCTCCCCCTTTACATCCATTAGTTTATAACCAGTTAACTTTTCCGAATATGTATTCATTTTTTCTATATTAGAGTCTAGATCTGTAATAATTATTGCATTACCAGTGGAGCTAAACATAATAAGAAGTTCTTCATCCCTACTAACTCCGTGGCCAATAAGCTCTAGAATCTGGGCTAAAAAGTTTAAAATTATCTTTACCTGTTCCTCTTTTATACTAAGAATACTATTATAAGCCTCTATGTAGCCCTCAACATCCTTTATTCCAACTTCTTCTGCCTGATTTCTAAAATACTCTTCATTAGGTTTATCCCCCTGGATAAAAAATTGACCAATGTAGAGATTTCCTAGGTGTCTTCCACTTATAATAATTGGAATAGCTGCATCGATAAGGCCATTTTGACACTTATAGATGGTATAATTCTCACCTGATTTTATTTGTGTATTTAAAAAATTGTCACTCTCTAGACACCGTTTTAGTGTTATTGGGTTTTTACGATGGTATTTAGTACACAAATCCTGCCAACCTGTTGCGACAAGAATGGTTCCATCTATATCAGCAATTGCTGTTGCAAGACCTGTTATTTCAGTAAAAGACAGACATAAAGAGTTTAAAAAATCTCTATCTAGTAGATCTAGTATTCTTAATTTACTTATAGATTCAAAATGTTCACTACTTGTAATTTTTTCCAAAAGAGTCCCTCAAAACAATTATAGTTAAAAATAATTATATTTTGTGGGATTTTTTTTCCTTTGAGTAGTTTTTATAATATAGGTCTAAACTCACCCTCTTCTAAGGGTTTTAAATCTCGATGATATTTTGGGTCCATACTATTAAACCAGCACTCTAGAATTTGCAGAGAATCCCCATGGGATACAATTAAAATATCCATATCTTTCATCTCTAGTTCTACTCTTTTTACAAATGAAGATGTTCTATTATATACAGATTTTACAGATTCAACGTTAAAGTTCTTATGTTCGGGGTCTATTCTATCCC
Above is a genomic segment from Thiospirochaeta perfilievii containing:
- a CDS encoding PocR ligand-binding domain-containing protein produces the protein MEKITSSEHFESISKLRILDLLDRDFLNSLCLSFTEITGLATAIADIDGTILVATGWQDLCTKYHRKNPITLKRCLESDNFLNTQIKSGENYTIYKCQNGLIDAAIPIIISGRHLGNLYIGQFFIQGDKPNEEYFRNQAEEVGIKDVEGYIEAYNSILSIKEEQVKIILNFLAQILELIGHGVSRDEELLIMFSSTGNAIIITDLDSNIEKMNTYSEKLTGYKLMDVKGEKLNKVFNIVSASNNTPMENPVSRVLKYGQYIEENSDTVLHSKDKSKYYVSHSAGPMYDNRGNKSSIVIIFRDISDKIAREIEKDELVEKLAHSQRLEAVGQLAGGVAHDFNNMLSGVIGAAELLKSPKLKLDEKGLKYVDLIIQAVSRASDLTNKLLTFSSKNVSSLNNIYLHELIDESVGILDKSIDKKNIIKVNKSAENDKVLGDKTNLQNVIINLGINSSHAMPNGGEITISTKNIYLDAEYCKDSTFDVEPGNYIKIDFRDNGQGISSKNIKKIFEPFFTTKEQGKGTGLGLSTVYGVVKEHNGIISVYSAMNFGTVFHIYIPCSTVEDESVLIEEKKIINGAGNILFVDDEDLLRLTGEKMLKGMGYNVFLAANGLEAIDIYKKNRNSIDVVIMDMVMPVMSGYEAFYKLREIDKDCRIIISSGFTKDGNIQELKSNGLDGFIHKPYRNYQLGKLLDHILKK